In Pseudomonadota bacterium, the sequence TAAATTATCTCGTCATCCTTTCTCCAAAACGTTCAAAATGGATCCGGACAGCCTAAATTCGGCTGATAAAGTTTGATGAAAGCATATCAATTTTATGCGAAGCATGAGCATGGAACAGGGATTGCCGGTGTATCACAATCCCTGTTCCCGTATTATATATCCGCTGTAATCCGCATTTATCCCTGTTACACAAAAAGAATCTGTGGCCTGAAGAGTAGATGCCGGTTATGAAGTTCCATAGTTTTGAAGAGGCAGAAAGATCCTTGTGGTGTTTCAACCCAACGCCGGATTATTATAAAAGGGTTTCCGTTTTTTTTGAGTTGTTTTGCAGATTGTCCCAGCCCTCTTATCCAAAGGGTATTTTAAATATCAGTGCATTGATGATGCCAACCAACAGAAATTTGAATGGAACATCTCCTGTGCAATGCAGAAAAGATAACGGCAGCAAGATGCTTCCAGGTAAAAACATAATACTCACCGGCGAATATATGATCGTAAAAAGTGAAAAGGCCGAAGTTGCGAAGATAGAAAGTTGAGAAGTTGGGAAGATAGGGGAAGGGTGAAAAGATTAGTGAAATGTATAAAGGACAAGATAGGGGGTTAGATTGAAAGAAACAATTGGTGTAATCGGTTTATGGCACCTCGGATGTGTTTTATGTAGAAAAGCATCAGACTCGATTCCGGGAGAAGATGAAGGAAATTGATTTTTTTGCCAAGGCAAAGTATGGCTGCCCCCCGATTATTTTTCTTGACATTCCATCCTGATGGTGTAACAATCGTAGGTAAGATTTATACTTATTATGAAGAGGTATAATATGCCAAACACTGCCCGCAAATTGAACTTCCTCATTGAGGAAAGCGTTTGCAGAGATCTTGAAAGTCTCGTTCCTGCCGGAAAGCGCAGCAGGTTGGTTAACGAGGCTCTGCGTAAAGAACTGGAGTTGCTGCGCCGTAAATTGGCTGTTGAACAGTTGCTCGCTTCTTCGCCTTGTCAAGGCGGCTATTCGCATGCCGATATTCTTGAATGTCTTGCCAAAGACAGGGCGTCGCACTGATGAAAAAATACATCGTAGACGCCTCCGTTATTCTGAAATGGGTCTTGGAAAAAGAAAAGGAACCGGATCATGATAAAGCAACCGGCCTGTTACACGCCTGGGTGAGCGGCGCAGTCAGGATTGCAGCGCCTGGTTTATGGACTTATGAAGTCGCAAATATTCTGGGCAGAGCGTTACCCGACGAGGCGGGCCAAAAGATGAAGCTGCTCCTCGATCTTCAAATCAACGTGGTTGACTGTTCTGAGCAGATGATCCGTCAGTGCTTTGCCTGGATGAAAGAACACCAAGTAACCTTTTATGACGCGGTATATTTGGCCGCCGCCTATGAAATTGACGCCGCTTTGTTGACCAGTGACGACAAGTTCCGCGAAAAGATGAGGAACAACGAACGGATATGCCTTCTGAAAGATCTTGATAAATAGGGACAGCGCCCCTACTTATTTCTCCGATAATTAAACGTATCAAAACATCTCGTTATTTCAATGGAAGATCATGTAAATCTATATCAGGATTTTTAGTACGCTTATGACTATTTTAAATAACGATATATTGAAAGCGAGCATCATCAGGTGTGGTGCGATCGGGAGGAAGAGGGCGTTGGCGCTTGACGAGAAGAGCAGACTGGTGGCAAGCTGTGATACAAATTGCGACGCG encodes:
- a CDS encoding type II toxin-antitoxin system VapC family toxin → MKKYIVDASVILKWVLEKEKEPDHDKATGLLHAWVSGAVRIAAPGLWTYEVANILGRALPDEAGQKMKLLLDLQINVVDCSEQMIRQCFAWMKEHQVTFYDAVYLAAAYEIDAALLTSDDKFREKMRNNERICLLKDLDK